The following proteins are encoded in a genomic region of Brachypodium distachyon strain Bd21 chromosome 1, Brachypodium_distachyon_v3.0, whole genome shotgun sequence:
- the LOC100821440 gene encoding uncharacterized protein LOC100821440, with protein sequence MRRSDWEDRCKRHPEHRLSKGVCPSCLRDRLAHLSASSSATTTLTRASSSATSTSPYSSNGSPPLHHAALSADASSVHVVGGGSFVNVSAFSQPLMPTSRKPAAARQEEASRETGKGEKKKKKSSSSKKKIGRFLSRLVGTEKRRRTGDGGDGGELFHSSTMKEKTSTRWVFF encoded by the coding sequence ATGAGGAGGTCGGACTGGGAGGACCGGTGCAagcggcacccggagcacCGGCTATCCAAGGGCGTGTGCCCGAGCTGCCTCCGCGATCGCCTCGCCCACCTCTCCGCCTCTTCCTCGGccaccaccacgctcacgcgggcCTCCAGTTCGGCCACCAGCACCTCCCCTTACTCCTCCAACGGCTCCCCTCCGCTCCACCATGCCGCGCTCTCCGCCGACGCCAGCTCCGTGCACGTCGTCGGCGGGGGCTCCTTCGTCAACGTCTCCGCCTTCTCGCAGCCGCTGATGCCGACCTCCAGGAAACCTGCGGCTGCGAGGCAAGAAGAGGCGAGCAGGGAGACCGGgaagggggagaagaagaaaaagaagagcagcagcagcaagaagaagatcggGAGGTTCCTGTCGAGGCTCGTCGGGACGGAGAAGCGGCGGCGAACAGGGGAtggtggcgatggcggcgagcTCTTCCATTCCAGCACCATGAAGGAGAAGACGTCGACAAGGTGGGTATTCTTTTGA
- the LOC100821748 gene encoding homeobox-leucine zipper protein HOX13, producing the protein MKRQSKRLTSGGQESPEPGDQSLLPPYMEHDEADLEEEDEEEERGSLSCGLGGKKRRLALEQVRALERSFEVDNKLDPERKARIARDLALQPRQVAVWFQNRRARWKTKQLERDFNALRARHDALRSDCDALRRDKDALAAEIRELREKLPKPEAAAVKSEACIEAELRQATAVGAAVCNNNKDGSSDSDSSVVFNDEASPCPYSGSAAVFEQPGGGFMGFGAPTFLDSSAAATGGCSSSLLPMLETKWPGAYGSYDAGKSGGGYGFTEEWLAGTDAIGNDAGAGFFADEHVSSLNFGWCGSGAEGFDLHGYCKK; encoded by the exons ATGAAGAGGCAGAGCAAGAGGCTAACCAGCGGCGGCCAAGAATCGCCAGAACCAG GGGATCAGAGCTTGCTGCCGCCGTACATGGAGCACGACGAGGCCgacttggaggaggaggacgaggaggaggaacgcGGGTCGCTCTCGTGCGGCCTGGGCGGCAAGAAGCGTCGGCTGGCGCTGGAGCAGGTGCGCGCCCTGGAGCGCAGCTTCGAGGTGGACAACAAGCTTGACCCGGAGCGCAAGGCCCGCATCGCGCGCGACCTGGCCCTGCAGCCCCGCCAGGTCGCCGTGTGGTTCCAGAACCGCCGCGCCCGCTGGAAGACCAAGCAGCTCGAGCGCGACTTCAACGCgctccgcgcccgccacgacGCGCTCCGCTCCGACTGCGACGCGCTCCGCCGCGACAAggacgccctcgccgccgag ATACGGGAGCTGCGGGAGAAGCTGCCGAAGCcggaggcggcagcggtgaAGTCCGAGGCCTGCATTGAGGCAGAGCTTCGGCAAGCGAccgcggtcggcgcggcggtctgcaacaacaacaaggacGGATCCTCGGACAGCGACTCGAGCGTGGTGTTCAACGACGAGGCGTCGCCGTGCCCGTACTCGGGCAGCGCCGCGGTCTTCGAGCAGCCGGGCGGCGGCTTCATGGGGTTCGGCGCGCCCACGTTCCTGgactcctcggcggcggccacgggtGGCTGTTCGTCTTCTCTGCTGCCCATGCTGGAGACCAAATGGCCCGGCGCGTACGGCTCGTACGACGCGGGCAAGAGCGGTGGCGGCTATGGCTTCACGGAGGAATGGCTGGCCGGCACGGACGCGATCGGCaacgacgccggcgccgggttCTTCGCCGATGAGCACGTCTCCAGCCTCAACTTTGGCTGGTGCGGTAGTGGCGCCGAGGGTTTTGACCTGCACGGTTACTGTAagaagtaa
- the LOC100844845 gene encoding putative xyloglucan endotransglucosylase/hydrolase protein 1 has product MASNLQRWVLLHLLPAVISLAAAAVFDENFSPVAGIDSRHLVNEGTQVRLVMDKSAGAGLMSKVTYGSGMFHLRMKIPGGYTAGVVTSFYLTSEPEYGDHDEVDFEFLGNVEGKHVVFQTNVFLNGVGLREQQFDLWFDPTADFHDYKILWNQHQLVMFIDETPVRVMKNLAGRVPGYQFLTRPMKIRASIWDGSAWATAGGSIKVDWNRAPFTAVLQGFNVDACPSAGGPQCSSPALPWNAIQRVTPAQQAAYNNVKGKYMTYDYCRDKAKFHGCLPVECGYN; this is encoded by the exons ATGGCTTCCAATTTGCAGCGATGGgttctcctccacctcctccctgCGGTGATTAGcttggccgcggcggcggtgttcgATGAGAACTTCAGTCCAGTAGCGGGTATAGATAGTCGTCACCTTGTCAATGAGGGGACACAAGTTCGTCTCGTCATGGATAAAAGTGCCG GTGCTGGACTTATGTCCAAGGTGACATATGGCTCAGGAATGTTCCACTTGAGGATGAAGATACCCGGCGGGTACACGGCCGGAGTTGTAACATCCTTCTAT CTCACGTCTGAGCCTGAGTACGGCGACCACGACGAGGTGGACTTCGAGTTCTTGGGCAACGTGGAAGGCAAGCACGTCGTTTTCCAGACCAACGTCTTCCTAAACGGCGTAGGCTTAAGGGAGCAGCAGTTCGACCTGTGGTTCGACCCGACGGCCGATTTCCACGACTACAAGATCCTCTGGAACCAACACCAGCTTGT GATGTTCATTGACGAGACGCCGGTGCGGGTGATGAAGAACCTGGCGGGTCGCGTGCCAGGGTACCAGTTCCTGACGAGGCCGATGAAGATCCGGGCGAGCATCTGGGACGGCTCCGCCTGGGCGACGGCAGGCGGCAGCATCAAGGTCGACTGGAACCGAGCGCCGTTCACCGCCGTGCTACAAGGGTTCAACGTCGACGCCTGCCCCAGCGCCGGAGGCCCGCAGTGCAGCTCGCCGGCCCTGCCGTGGAACGCGATCCAGAGAGTGACGCCCGCGCAGCAGGCGGCGTACAATAACGTGAAGGGCAAGTACATGACCTACGACTACTGTCGCGACAAGGCGAAGTTCCATGGCTGTCTGCCGGTAGAGTGCGGCTACAACTGA
- the LOC104581851 gene encoding classical arabinogalactan protein 10 has product MARFAIVAAMVALLAVTAAAQGPVPAPKMAPLPAPPARSPTAAAPAPVATPPMAASPSSSPVASPPAPPTDAPVGAPAAMTPSAVSATPAGAPVVTPASSAVYASSVSFVAVAGAVAAAAVMF; this is encoded by the coding sequence ATGGCTCGCTTCGCAATTGTCGCCGCCATGGTCGCGCTCCTGGCCGTCACCGCGGCAGCGCAGGGACCCGTGCCGGCCCCGAAGATGGCCCCGCTCCCGGCGCCTCCGGCAAGGTCCCCGACCGCGGCCGCCCCTGCGCCGGTCGCCACGCCTCCCATGgccgcgtcgccgtcgtcgtcaccgGTGGCGTctcccccggcgccgcccaccGACGCCCCCGTCGGCGCTCCTGCCGCGATGACGccctccgccgtctccgccaCGCCTGCCGGCGCCCCGGTAGTCACTCCCGCGAGCTCCGCCGTGTACGCCTCCTCGGTCAgcttcgtcgccgtcgccggtgccgtcgccgccgccgccgtcatgtTCTAG
- the LOC100822371 gene encoding classical arabinogalactan protein 5 translates to MARFAVVAAFVALLAVTAAAQAPGAAPKMAPLPAPPARSPATAPAPVATPPSAVAPSSPLSSPPAPTPETADAPSAMTPSAVSATPAGAPSGTPASSAVYASTVSFVAVAGAVAAAIVF, encoded by the coding sequence ATGGCTCGCTTCGCCGTTGTGGCCGCCTTCGTCGCCCTGCTCGCCGTCACGGCCGCGGCGCAGGCCCCTGGAGCGGCTCCCAAGATGGCCCCGCTCCCCGCACCGCCGGCGAGGTCCCCGGCCACCGCCCCTGCGCCGGTCGCCACCCCGCCCAGCGCCGTGGCGCCGTCGTCCCCGCTCTCCTCTCCGCCGGCCCCGACCCCGGAGACAGCCGACGCTCCTTCCGCGATGACTCCCTCCGCGGTCTCCGCCACGCCGGCCGGCGCCCCCAGCGGCACACccgcgagctccgccgtcTACGCGTCGACCGTCAgcttcgtcgccgtcgccggagcggtcgccgccgccatcgtgtTTTAG
- the LOC100822995 gene encoding arabinogalactan protein 1: MARFAVVAAIVALLAVTAAAQAPGAAPIPAPKMAPLPAPPARSPATAPAPVATPATAPAPVATPPTKAAPSSPLSSPPAPANAPSAMTPSAVSATPAGAPSNTPASSAVYTSTVSFVAVAGAVAAALVF, encoded by the coding sequence ATGGCTCGCTTCGCCGTTGTCGCCGCAATCGTGGCCCTCCtcgccgtcaccgccgccgcccaggccCCAGGAGCGGCACCCATCCCGGCGCCCAAGATGGCTCCGCTCCCGGCGCCCCCGGCGAGGTCCCCGGCCACCGCCCCTGCGCCGGTCGCCACCCCAGCCACCGCCCCCGCGCCGGTCGCCACCCCGCCCACCAAagcggcgccgtcgtctccgCTCTCCTCCCCACCGGCCCCGGCCAACGCTCCTTCCGCGATGACTCCCTCCGCGGTCTCTGCCACACCGGCTGGCGCCCCCAGCAACACACccgcgagctccgccgtcTACACCTCGACCGTCAgcttcgtcgccgtcgccggagcggTAGCCGCCGCATTGGTGTTTTAG
- the LOC100822677 gene encoding arabinogalactan protein 1, producing MARFAVVAAIVALFAVTAAAQAPGAAPIPAPKMAPLPAPPARSPATAPAPVATPPTAAAPSSPLASPPAPPTDAPTGAPSAVTPSAVSATPAGAPSDTPASSAVYTSAASFVAVAGAVAAAIVF from the coding sequence ATGGCTCGCTTCGCCGTTGTCGCCGCAATCGTGGCCCTCTTCGCCGTTACCGCCGCTGCGCAGGCACCTGGAGCGGCACCCATCCCGGCGCCCAAGATGGCTCCGCTCCCGGCTCCCCCGGCGAGGTCCCCGGCCACCGCCCCTGCGCCGGTCGCTACCccgcccaccgccgcggcgccgtcgtccCCGCTCGCGTctcccccggcgccgcccaccGACGCCCCGACCGGCGCTCCCTCGGCGGTGACAccctccgccgtctccgccaCCCCTGCCGGCGCCCCGAGCGACACCCCCGCGAGCTCCGCCGTGTacacctccgccgccagcttcgtcgccgtcgccggtgcCGTCGCTGCCGCCATCGTGTTCTAG